Sequence from the Sulfuracidifex tepidarius genome:
TAGACGCTTTCCCCTGCAGACAAGCTGACTTCTTTTACCCAGTCGGCAGGTAAAGATACCATTAGCGTAGATTTGCCAAACTTCTGAACTCTTCTGACTTCCATATAAGTCCACTCTATTATGTATAGTAAAATACAAGGTATATAAAAGTAGTTTAAACTTAGCCTATATTACTTTAACTTCAGGAATATCACCAAACTCCTTAACATGTACTTTTTCGCCGTTGCTTGGTACTATTCTCATACCTATTGGTCTCATTTTAGTGAGTCTTATTGAGTATAATGCTTTAATCAGGTCAAGGAAAGTCTTCCTATCTCTACGTAGGGATATCATGTCAATTCCAGCTGCACATACAAACGTCAATTCCAGCAACTCCTTCAACGTCAATTTTCCCTCTTCTGCCCTTTCCCTCAGCAGGTTATCTTCAGCAACTGGTAACATAAGTTCAGAAAAGCCTAAAGGCTTCACCTTTGACAGAATAGCAGATTCAGTTATTTCACGGTTTATTTCATGTACTGCCCATATGTTTGATATATTGAACATAGTATCGCTTCTCTTCTCTATTATCTCTCCTACACTTTTCTCCATCCAAGGCGAGAGAGATAGGTCAGTTCCCAAGTATTTCACTTTAAGTTCTTTCTCCAGTTCCCTTCCAATTTCATCAGCTGCTGAGAACACCTTCACTATGTTCCCTGACATAGCCTCATCAGTATATAGAAGAGCCAGACCGAAGGAGCTTGTAGCTACGTCGGCAGTGGAGATTGGAAAATAGGGAGAAACGAGAAACCAATCGTTAAAGAGGATTCCAAATCTGGTTGCTTGTTCTGGTTCTAGACTTAAGACAAGATTTAACGTCGCTTCTATGTCTTTCTCCTCTCTAAGCAAGACGTTTACATAGAAATTATCAGAAACTGAAAGGATGTCCTTCACTTCTTTCAATCTGGAATCGTTTGCAGTTAGACTTGCAACACTGTAAATCACGTCTTTCATGGAAGGAATCTCGGAAACTTTATCTAACGTCATATCCTTAGGCGTAGGAGGGAACGAGATTCTCTTGGTCCATATATCCTCCCTTTCAATGCCGGCTAATGTGGTCTCAGCTTTCTCTACTTCTGATAACTCTTTTGCGAAGAAAGTGAATGCCCTTATTTTCATTTCTGAAATCTATCTTTTAATCTGATGACGAGCTTTAATTACCTATGGCAGGTAAGCTTACAATTCTACAAGCAGAGAACAGCATGGATAAGTTTTACCATGCACTTGTTATGGCAACTGAAGCTAGGACTTTAGGATGGGAAGTAGACGTTTTCGTTACATCCCAAGCCGTAGTTTTATTAGCAGAAGGAGAAAAAGGGAAGAAAGCTAGAACTAGACTAAGCATTGGAGGACTGGCTAGATTTTTCGTGAAGAGGCAAATGAAGAAGTTGGGGATAACTGACATAGACACCTTACTTAAAAGGGCTATGAGCGTAGGAGTCCAGTTTTTCGTTGATGAGGCTGGATTGAGAATTGCTAAGATTAGTAAGGAGGATTTGATGGAGAATGTAAAGTTATCCGGCGGTATATCTTTTTTACTCTCAGCTAAGGAATCTGATGTGGTGGTAACTCTTTGAAAGTAATAAAAGCAGACGGCGTTTGTCCGATGGTCGTGATGGATGTGTTCAAGGAATGGAACTCGTTATCAGAAGGACAACAAGAAGAAATCCTGATATCTACAGATTGGGAAGCAGCGGCTCTGGAACTTGAGAAATGGTGCAAAGAGACTGGAAACGAATATGAAGGCTATAACAAGGAGGGTGACAGATTCAATGTTAAAATAAGGTTAGTTAAGAAGCAACTCATATGAAAAAGCTATAAATATAATGGTCTATGTTAATTGTTTTAAGTCGAGGTAGGTCCGTATTGTGTCAAGAGATCTTCATGTATTTGAGGATTCGATCGATCTTTTAGAGGGTATGTGGCCAACCCCTCTCTTAAGGTTAAAAATAGGTAAGAATGTTTGGGGAAAATTGGAGTTTTATAACCCCTTTAGTCATAGCATAAAGGATAGAACTGCATATTTCCTTTTTAAAGAAGCAGTGAAAAAGGAGGCTAAATCACTAGTTGAAGCTACCTCTGGAAACACTGGAATAGCGCTGGCATCGATGGCTGCATCTCATGGAATAGCGTTCACTATGTTCGTTCCATCAACTGCATCAAGGGTATATCCCTTTCTAGCACAACTCTTGGGGGCAGAAGTCTTTTCGGCTGGAGATAAAACAGTAGACTTGATACCTTTAGTCAAGCAATATGCTGCTATAGCTAATGCATTAAATTTGGATCAGTTTAATAACCCTGTCAACGTTCTTGCACATTATAATACAACTGCTAGAGAAATAGATGAACAGTTATCGTCACAGGGGTTAAGACCGGAGAGAGTCATAGCTACTATGGGAACTGGAGGACATTTGGCTGGAATCTCGAAATACTTCAAGGAAAAATACGGAGACCATATAGAGGTTATAGGAGTTCAGCCTGCTGAGGGCTCTAGAATTCCTGGGTTAAAGAGACAAGACTTTTCAAATAACTCCCTCTTGAGCATGGCTAAGATAGATAAGGTCCTTGATATAACGCTAGAGGAGGCGGTGAAAGGTGTGAAGCTGATAGCCCGCTCTACAGGAATCTTGATAGGGATAAGCGCAGGTGCGACTGTATCCGCCTTCGAGAAGGTAAACGATGAGAAAGCCACTGTCCTCATATTTCCTGATGACGCGTTCAAGTACATAGAAACACTGGAACAAATTTTAAAAACAGAAGATAACAACAGATAGTTCGTGTCGGAGCTAATTGTAATTTTAAACAAGAAAGGGGATATTCTAGATTTTTATCCTAAAGTCTCTAATATTTCTGATCTTTTGGATAAGAAGCCTGAAGAAGTGTATGACGACGGCGAGTTAATAAGGATGAGAATATTAACTGACATCAATGAAGAGCATAAAGATAGCGCCGTCGCTGTACACACAGTCTAGGATTGAGTATAGAGATGGAAGGAAGATAGTCTCAAAGTGTTATTCTTCAGTCTTCGGTATAAAATGGTTTCTTATTTCTAGGATGTTCTATACTTTTCCTTATGCCTCCCAGCCATTGGAGAGAATGGGAAGAGAGATCGAGTTCTTCACTTTTAGATGGAAGGACATTGGAGTACCTAAGATTATTGACATGGATTACGATCGTGTATGCTTATTTAGAGAATTTATAGATGGTAAGGAAGTTGATAAGGATAGGAAAAGCTTCGAATTAATTGGTAATGCTTTAAGGAAAATACATGAAGCCGGTTTCGTCATGGGAGATACTAAGTTATCAAATTTCATGATAAAGGAAGACAAGGTATTTGTAATAGACGCTGAACAGGCAATAAGGAGCTCATCAAAGGACTATATAGCATGGGATATTCTGGTCTTCTTCCTCTTCTCTAGTTTCGCCTTCGTCAACGAGGTCAAAGATTACAGGGACTGTATAAGGTCTTTCGTCACAGGATACGGAATCGATGGCGAAATAGCCATGAAAATTACTGATATAAAAAACGTACCTTTGTTGGCTCTGTTTTCTCCACTCCATTTAATTGAAATCAAGAAGATTAGCGCAGAGTTTCTATGATTACCTTCTCGTTATCTTTTCTGGTTCTAACTTCTTGGTCGAGTACTCTGGCGCCGCAAGCAG
This genomic interval carries:
- a CDS encoding DUF711 family protein — protein: MKIRAFTFFAKELSEVEKAETTLAGIEREDIWTKRISFPPTPKDMTLDKVSEIPSMKDVIYSVASLTANDSRLKEVKDILSVSDNFYVNVLLREEKDIEATLNLVLSLEPEQATRFGILFNDWFLVSPYFPISTADVATSSFGLALLYTDEAMSGNIVKVFSAADEIGRELEKELKVKYLGTDLSLSPWMEKSVGEIIEKRSDTMFNISNIWAVHEINREITESAILSKVKPLGFSELMLPVAEDNLLRERAEEGKLTLKELLELTFVCAAGIDMISLRRDRKTFLDLIKALYSIRLTKMRPIGMRIVPSNGEKVHVKEFGDIPEVKVI
- a CDS encoding DsrE/DsrF/DrsH-like family protein, whose translation is MAGKLTILQAENSMDKFYHALVMATEARTLGWEVDVFVTSQAVVLLAEGEKGKKARTRLSIGGLARFFVKRQMKKLGITDIDTLLKRAMSVGVQFFVDEAGLRIAKISKEDLMENVKLSGGISFLLSAKESDVVVTL
- a CDS encoding sulfurtransferase TusA family protein, translated to MKVIKADGVCPMVVMDVFKEWNSLSEGQQEEILISTDWEAAALELEKWCKETGNEYEGYNKEGDRFNVKIRLVKKQLI
- a CDS encoding cysteine synthase family protein; the encoded protein is MSRDLHVFEDSIDLLEGMWPTPLLRLKIGKNVWGKLEFYNPFSHSIKDRTAYFLFKEAVKKEAKSLVEATSGNTGIALASMAASHGIAFTMFVPSTASRVYPFLAQLLGAEVFSAGDKTVDLIPLVKQYAAIANALNLDQFNNPVNVLAHYNTTAREIDEQLSSQGLRPERVIATMGTGGHLAGISKYFKEKYGDHIEVIGVQPAEGSRIPGLKRQDFSNNSLLSMAKIDKVLDITLEEAVKGVKLIARSTGILIGISAGATVSAFEKVNDEKATVLIFPDDAFKYIETLEQILKTEDNNR